The Streptomyces sp. NBC_01497 region GGAGGTGTCGGCGCATAAGGGTGGGGCCTTCTGAACAGCTCGATGGTGTCGAATCAACGAGCAACGTCAGGGGGCCCCGGTGTTGGAGTGTTCCGTGTGGATGGCCGGGCAGTCCAGTTCAGTTGCCCCGGAGTGTGACTGCCTGGCACACCGGTTCGGAAACGCCGCCGACAACAGCTGCCGGCAGCGGCGATATCCGTCGGATATGACGGACGCGGAGTGGGCGGTGGTCCGGCCGCTGCTGCCGGTGCCGGGCTGGATGTGGGGCCGGGGCGGGCAGCCGGAGGCCTACTGCCACCGGGCGATACTGGACGGGGTCCGGTACCTGGTCGACAACGGAATCAAGTGGCGGGCGATGCCGGCCGGTTTCCCGCCGTGGGACCGGGTCTACGCGTTCTTCCGCCGCTGGCGCGGCCACGGCCTGGCCCGGGAGTTCCACGACCGGCTCCGCGCCCGGGTCCGCGAACGGGAGGGCCGCGACGCCGAGCCGACGGCCGCCGTGATCGACTCCCAGTCGGTCAAGGCCGATGCCGTCGTCGGCACGGACAGCCGTGGCTTCGACGGCGGCAAGCTGATCAACGGCCGCAAGCGGCACGTCGTGGTGGACACGCTCGGCCTGCTGCTGGGCGTGATGGTCACCGCCGCGGACATCGGGGACCGCACCGCCGCCCAGGTCCTGCTCCGGCGGGTGGCCGACGCTCACCACCGCCTGGAACTGGTCTGGGCCGACGGCGGCTACACCGGCAGCCTCGTCGGACACTGCCTGGCCGCACTCGCTCTCGTCCTGAAGATCGTCAAACGCAGCGACGGCCAGAAGGGGTTCGTAGTGCTGCCCAGCGGTGGATCGTGGAGCGCACGAACGCGTGGCTGATGCGCACCCGACGCCTGGCCCGCGACTACGAACGCCGCACCACCAGCGCCGAGGCGATGGTTTATTGGTCGATGATCCTGCTCATGACCCGGCGCCTGGCCCGGCCGCACCCGCAGCCAGCGTGAACCGGCCCGGTCCCGGCTCGGTCAGCCAGCCACGTGTAACCAGGCGTTTCGCCTTCGACCGCAAGGCCTCCACCCGCGCCGGGACCACGTCCATCCCGAAGGCCGCGGCCATCTCCTGGCAGGTCAGCGGCCCTTGATGAAGCCGGGACCGAGTCTGCGAGCACCTGCACGATGCGCTGGTAGTCCACCGACAGCACCGCCGGGGCAAGGCCCTCCCGCCACACCGGCACCTGCGACCTCGGCTTGACCACATCCCCGGGTGCCGACGGCACATCCGCGTCCAACGGATCCAAGGTGACCTCCGTCCCGGCGGTGCCGGCGCTGGGAGCCAGCACCGCATCAACCCGCCTATGGGCGATCACCCACTCCTGCCATTCCTGCTCGGCCGCGGCCAGCTCGGCCTGGATCCGATCGGCCTCCTCCCGCAGCCCGTCGACACGACGACGAGCAACGAACTCGTGCTCTTCCAGCAGTCCGACAACCGACGGCATCCAGGCCTCCCCGGCGAGTGACAACCCGACAGGCCACAACTCCCACCGAACTGCCGAACCTATGCCTGACCAGAGAAAATGCCGCCACCAAGTTCGGAACGACAACAGCTACTCAGGTGCGGGCGGCGCCCTGTCGGGGCTGCGTCCAGGTCAGCACGATCTTCCGACCGCCGGCCTGTCCGGCAGAAACCCGAGCGAAGGCCGCCGGCCCCTCGCTCGAGGGAAGCACCTCCAGGTTCTGCTGCAGCCTCCCGGCTACCGCCGATTCAGCCAGATGCGCAAGCTGCGCCGCGTCAGGCCGAACGTAGATATCCCTGCTCACGATGCCACGTTCCCCTGCAGGCGCGTCTGAGGTGAGCGAGATCAGACGTCCGCCATCGCGCAGCACAGACATGGCCTCCTGTGACGTTCCTTCAACGGCAATGAGTACGCCATCGAACCCGTGCGGAACCTGCCCCCGCCAACCCGGCTTCCGGTAGTCGACCACCTCGGACGCGCCCAGAGCGGACAGCCGCTCGCCCGCTGCAGCGGATGCTGTCACCGTCACCTCGATCCCGCGCGCGGCAGCGATCTGCAGCGCCAACGCGCCCGTAGCCCCTCCTCCATTGGTGATCAACAGTCGCTGTCCGCTCGTCAGCGCTAGCTCTTCCAGGGCCTGGTATGCCGTGAGTCCGGCAACTGGCAATGCCGCTGCTTGAGCGGCATCCAGCTCCGTCGGGCAGGGTGCGGCGCTAGCCGCGGTGATCAGTGCCCGCTCTGCCCAAAAGCCGCTTCCGCCGGGCAGCGGGGCCTCGTGGGCGAGCACTCGGTCGCCAAGGGAAAAGCCCTCGACGCCCGGACCGACCGCCACCACGCGGCCTGCCCCCTCCACTCCGAGCGCGGCCGGGGTCCGCAGCCCTACGTCCCAGCTGGCGTCGGTCAGCAACTGGTCCCACGGGCCGACACCGGCGGCGTCCACCTCGAGCAGAAGCTGGCCAGCCTCGGGCGCCGGGGGCTCGGGCAGATCGAGCAGGACGACATCTGCTCCCGGACCGGAAACTCCGCATGCCTTCATAATCATCCCTTCATTCGATCCGGCTGACCTGGAGGTACAGACCGGGATCCCGATACACAACTAAAGGCTGTCCCGTAACTCTTGGGAGGGGCAGTCGAGCCAGTCCTGCTCGACTAACTTGTCCGCTTCTAACCCGCTTACCGGACTCGACAATGACTCATCGAATCGGGTCGAAGTGGACTCACCCAGGGCACCAGAACAGTTACGGGACAGCTCTTAGGCGGTCCAGCAGACCGCTGTGATCTCGAATGCGTTGCCGATGTGTTTGTTAATCCAACCGCCAAGAGAACTCTATGGTCCAGAAGCCCCGGCGCGGAGCGCTGGGTCCGTCGATCGTGCGCGCAGGCAGACCAGACCATCGAACCCGGCCTCAGCCTCTCTATGATCGCAGCAGATCTCCGGAAACGGGACGATCCACGGCCGAGAGCAGGCATGCTTGCCAAGTGGTGTCGCGCCATCCTAACGTGGACGGAATAGTCCCATTATCTCATATCTGACGACACGAGTTGTCGGTCTGGATGACCCGGCCTTGCACGGCGATTCAGACGGTCTGTGACCTGTAACGTGTCCGCGGAGGAGTCCCGGCCTTCGTGGCGCCCGGCCGGCACCAACCTTCCGCCGCGCTGGGGGATCACGGCCGTACCGCGAACGACCAGGTGGCGTCCATGGCTCCGGTTCACGAGCGTCGCCAACTGCTCACCGTCACAGTGGTGGGCGGCGGGGTCTCCGGATGCGCGTCCGATACCGGTAACGTGTGCCCCTTCTTCACGGCCGACCTTGGTCACCGCCGAACCGAGTCCGCCGGCCTCGCCATGCACGAGGATCGCCGGCCAGGTATTCGCCCCTCGGGCACTCCGGATAGCCCGCGGACGACGTCGTCCAACACCTGGTTTGTCAGGTCCGCTGTGAGGTTCCCCCGGGATGCGGGGAATGGTGACAGCAGGTCAGATGGGTCTCATGAGAGGAGCCCAGACGATGCCTGCCCCGAGGAAGTACCCGCTGGAGTTGCGTGAGCGTGCGGTGCGGATGTACCGGACTGCCGAGCCGAAGCCGGTGATCCGTCGCATGGCCGAGGATCTCGGTGTGCATCACGAGGCTCTGCGCCACTGGATCCGGCAGGCCGAGGCCGACGCCGGCGAGCGTGACGACCTGCTCACCACCGAGGAGAAGGAAGAGCTCGCCCAGCTGCGGCGCGAGGTGCGGGAACTGCGTCGGGCGAACGAGGTCCTGCGGACGGCCTCGGCTTTTTTCGCCGCACAGCTCGACCCGACCCGGCCCAGGTGACCGCGCTCCTCACAGAGCACCCGCACCTGGGGGTCGAGCCTGTACTCCGGGAACTGCACATCCCCTCCTCCACCTACTACCGCTGGCGCCAGGCCGAGACCGAGCCCTGCGAGCGGAGCCGCCAGGACACCGAGCTGACCGGGCAGATCCGGCGGATCCACCAGGACTCCGGCGGCATCTACGGATCGCCCAGGGTCCACGCCGTCCTCCAACGCGAGGGCGTTCACGTCGGCCGCCAGCGCGTCGAGCGGCTCATGCGGGAAGCCGGCCTGGCCGGATCAGCCCCCGCAGGAGCAAGGCCTTCACCCGCCGGGACCCCGACGCCGACCTCGCCCCTGACCTGGTACAACGCGACTTCACGGCGTCCACGCCGAATCGATTGTGGGTCACCGACCTGACCATGATCTCCACCCTGGAGGGACCACTGTGGCTGTCGGCGATCCGGGATGTCTTCTCACGCAGAGTCGTGGCCTGGGAGACCTCCGCCCGCGCGGACGCCGACCTGGTCCTGTCCTCGTTGGAGTACGCGCTGGCCAGCCGTGAAGTCGCCCCCGGCGAACTCGTCCACCACGCTGACCACGGCACGCAAGGCGGATTCAACTGGTCGTCGCAACACCTTGGTTATGGAGGTGTTGGATGGGACGACCAGTTGAATCCGCCCTGCCCCCGCGGGTCGCAGTGGAGCGGTGGGTGTCCCTGAAGGCGTTGCTGCCGCATATGGGCCTCGTCGTAAGTCATGGAGGGTCGGGCACGACACTGCATCCGCTCGCGGAAGGACTGCACTTCGTACTCCCGCAAGGCGCTGACCAATTCAGCAACGCGCAGGTGATCGCCGACACCGGCCTCGGCATCCGGCTGCTCAACGAAGAGCTCACGGCCGACTCGGTCGGCGAACTCTCGGCGGCGCTGCGGCATGCCCTCATCGGCGGACGTCGTCTGCCGGCTGCCGGAACCCATGAGGGAATCGGGCCGGTAGAGGCGTCCTGCGGTCGGGGCGGGGCCAATACGAAGGGACGCGCGGAGGAATAAACCCTGAAGCCTGTGGTGGAGCGCCTCTCGGTCGGCGTTAATCCTCCGACGGGAATCCCGACGGGAGCGCGGCCCGCGCTCGACGATGCCCACCTTCCTACCCGCGCCCGCCAGATCGGCAGGGAGGAACCCCCGCCCTGACTGGTCCCGAGTCGAGCCCGGGCGCGGGCAGAGTGGGCACGGTGCCGGCTTCTACGGCGTCGGCCTCCGGGGCGGCTGCGGTCAGCTCTGGTGGGCGAGGTCGGCCGCGGTGAGTCCCTCGAGTGCCATGCCGAGTTGCGTGCCTTCGGCGAGGCGCCTGCTGATGCGCTGGCGCAGCGTGACGGCGAGGTAGCGGGTGAGCAGGTGCGGCCGGCCGGCCAGGGTCTCGGCGAGTTCCTGGGCGCGGGCCAGGACCTCGCTCCCGGGGAGCACCTCGGCCACCGCGCCCCAGCGTTCGGCCTGTTCGGCGGTGAACGATCCGTGGGTGAGGGTGAGGTAGCGGGCCCGGTTGAGGCCCAGGGTCTCCTCCCAGACGACCTGGATGCCGTCGCCGGGGACGATCCCGAACGTCAGGTGGGGGTGGTCGGAGAAGACGGTGGTGTCGGCGGCGATGACGATGTCGGCGAGCAGGGCGTACTCGCTGTGGACGGTGGCCGGGCCGTTGACGGCGGCGACGATCGGCATCTCCAGGTCGGCCAGGCGCTGCATCACCCGGCGGCCCTCGGCGAGGGTGCGGTCCCAGTGTCCGGGCTTGGTGATGTCACCGAGGCTGGGACCGTCGATGTCGGTCATGAAGCGGTCGCCGGTGCCGGTCAGGACCAGCACCCGGTTGTCGTGGTCCTCGCCGATCTCGTAGAGGGCGCGCGGCAGGTCGGTGTGCAGCCGGCCGGTGAAGGTCGCCGGGCCGCCGTCGCTGTGGAAGCGCACGGTGAGCACACCGGAGGGGGTACGTTCCATCGCCAGGTTCTCAAAGGCGCTGAAGTACTCGGGCAGGGTGGTCATGCGACGGCTCCTCGCGTAAATCGGGTAGGGCTCGAGTCCCCAAGACAACATCCCGAGAAGCGAAATCCCAAGCAACAGGCCCGAGGGCCGACTGTGATTCCGAGGTTCGTAGCTGGTGTGGCGAGGGCTGCTTGAGCTGGGGTGTTGGTGATTCCCTGATAAGGAGTCCGGCGCTTACGGGGAGCTGGAGACAGTGGTGATGGGGCGTCTGGCCTGTGGTTGTTCGGGGTTCGTTGATAACGGCGGTGTGGTGTTGGTGATGGGCTCCGGTATCTAAAGGGTCGGTGCGGGTTTGTGCTGGTCAGCGGCTTGCTGCATGGTCGGGGTCTGCTGGTGGGCTATGCCGTTGCTGTCGGGTGGGGGTTGCCGCCGGTCCAGTACAGGGCGGTGTCGATGTCGCGTGCGGTCCAGCCGGCGGCGTGTGCTCCGCCGTGGTGGAGGAGGTCGTCGAGGAGCTGGAGGTAGCGGCCGTAGCGTCCCGGTGTGGGGGTGAGGGGGAGGCGGAGGGTGTCGAGGGCGTGTTGGACGCGGCGGTCGTAGACGGCCATCCGCTGGGGTGCTGCTGCGGTGAGGATGGCTGAGGCGAGGGCGTCGCCGGTGCGGAAGCCGGGCAGTTCCCAGATGATGCCGCGCCCCGTGCGGGCGGCCTCCCCGCGCGAGATGGTGGTGTCGCGGACGGCGGTGACGACTCGCTCGGTGACGGCTCGGACCTGGGTGTCGGGCAGGGACATCAGTTCTGTCACCCAGCGGGTTTGTGCGGAGAGCCGTTTCCAGACGACGAGGGCTGCGATGTCCGTCTTGCCGAGGCTGCCGGTGTGCTCGGTTCGCTGCGCGACGTCGTGGAGGACCTCGTCGTAGTGGGGTGAGACGCCTGCCAGGTAGTCGGCGCGGGCGGGGATCAGGGTGTCCCAGGCCTGCCGGCAGAGGGCAGCGAACTCGTCGCCGCCTGGCGTTTCGGTGGTCGTCTTCATGTCCGCATCATGCCGTTCTGGCGGGTTGGCGGGTTCGGGGGCGGCTTGCTTCTTCGGCGAGGTGGTCGAGCTGGATAGCTTCGAGCGCCTTTTTGGTGATGCGTTCGGTGCCGTCGCAGATGGCGGTGATCGCTGCTTGGCGGATGAGGCGGGCGAGGCTTCCGATGCGGCCGGCGGTGCGCTGGTGGAGGTAGGAGGCGTGGCGGGGGAGTGTGCCGGGTGTGTGCTGGGTGAGGTCGAGGGCGTTCTCCATGTCGGTGATGAGATCGGTGAAGGGGCGGGTGTTTCCGTGGCGGGCGGGGAGGGGGCCGCAGGTGATGAGGCTGGCGCGGCCGGCGAGTTGGGCGCCGCGTACTCCGGAGAACAGCGTGGTTGAGGCGACGTCGATGCCGGTGTAGACGAAGGTTGCTCTGATGCGTTCGGTGAGGTCTTTGAGCAGGTCGGCGGCTTCGGCGCCGGTGGTCGTGCGCGGGTTGAGGCGGTGGATCTCGTCGATGAGGACCAGGCGGACGCCAGCGGCGGTGTAGGTGTGGCAGACGGCCTCGGTGATCTGGGTCTGGGTCATGCGGGTGGTGACGGGGATGCCGAGGTAGCGGGCGAATTCGGTGGCCAGGGTTTTCGCGGTGGCGCCGGCCGGCACCAGCAGGTACGCGACCGGTGTCTGCTGGTGGGTGCGTCCGGGCGGGGCGGGGTGTTTTCGGGTGTGGGCGAGGTGGCAGGTGCGTCCGACTTCGAGGAGGGCGGTCGTTTTCCCGGCCGCGGCGGGGCCGGTGACGATCAGTGAGGGCCGGGCGGTGGTCTGCTGGTGGCGGCCGAGGAGCATCAGGGTGCGGACCTGGGTGGCGAGGGTGTTGATGGCGGGGGTGCGGACGGTGACGAACGCGGAGTGGTAGGCGAGGCGTTCTTCCGTGCTGCGTGGGGTGTCGCCGGGCTGGGGCGGGGTGAGGGGCGGGGTGGTGGCGAAGCGTTGCCAGCCCTGCCAGGTGGTGATCGGCCATTCCGGCTCGACTGCCTGCGTGCCAGGCGGCGGTGCCTCGGTGTTGGCGGGGGCGTGGTGGTTGCGTGCGGGGCTGGTCACCAGTTGAGGGCTTCCTGAGCGGGGTCGTAGAGGCCGAGTCCGGTGTACGGGACGGGCACGTCGCTGGTGTCGCCGGGTCCGAGTTCGTCTTCGCTGTCGGCCTGTTCTGGTTCGTCGGGCTGGTCGTCGAGGTCGTCGAGGTCGTCGATGCTGTCGTCGTCCCAGGCGTCGTCCCAGGCGTCGGCCTGCGGGGCCGGATCGTAGGGAGGGCGGGTGCCGGCTGCGGGCGGGGGTGTTTTCAGTGGTGCGGCGCGGGTGATCAGGCGCTGTTCGCCGGGGGTAGCGGTGCCGGCGTGGGCGCGGCGCATGAGCTGGTCGAGGGCGTCGGCGAGGTCGGCTTCGTGGGTGTCGCGGTCGCTGTGGCGGGTGGTGATCGTTTTGATGTGCTGCCAGGTGGCGCTGTTGAACGGCTGGTGAATGTGGTCGCGGTGGATCCACGGGATCTCTGTCAGGTGTCCGTCGGGCAGGCGGATCCAGACCTGGCGGGCGTCGTGGGGGTTGGTGTGGACTTCCCATTTGCCGCCGCGTGCGGTGACGGGGGAGGGCTGACCGCGGTAGGGGGCGAGGACATCGTGGTCGTAGGTGCGGTGGTCGACGCGGATGCCGCGTTCGGTGATGGCCTGCCAGCGCACCGGCAGCAGTTCGAGGTAGTCGCTGCCGCTCAAGGGGAGGGGCACGTAGCCGGTCACGGCGATAAGCGCGGCCCACATCTGGTTCGGGGTGAGAGCCTTCTTCGGCAGGGTGGGGTGGCGCAGGCCTTCGTGGGGGCGGTGGTGGTAGTGGATCAGCCATTCGTCCAGAAGGTCCTGCATCTGGGCGACGCTGAAGCAGGCCTCGCCTTCGGCGTCCGGTCCGCGGCGGGTGACGTCGGAGCCGGTGTAGCCGGGCAGGTGCTGGCACAGCAGGGCGTTGACCGTGCCGAAGGTGCGTTCGACGATGCCTTTGGCGGCGGGGGCGTGGGGCGGGGTGGGCTGGACGCTGATGCCGAGGGTTTCGCAGGCGGCGGTGAACGCCGTGGACAGGTAGACCTTGCCCCGGTCCACGACGATCGTCTCGGGCACCACCACCGGCCGGGCAGCCGCGCCCTCGAGCCGTTCGTCCAGGTCCATCAGCCGCTGTAGCTGGGGGAGTTGGGTGTGGGCGAGGCACAGTGCGTCGGGCCAGGAGGGACGGGCCGCGTGCGGGACGGCCATCTCGGCGAGCAGCAGGGCCGCGTCGACTGCCTTGGTGCCGGCGGGCCGCAGGACCGCGGCGAGGATGGCGCGGGTGGCGACGTCGACGGCGATCGTGAGTTCGGGCCGGCCGGTGGTGCCGTCGTCGAAGACGGCCAGGACGTCCAGCCGTGTGGTGTCGACCTGCACCTGCTCGCCCGGCCGCAGCGCCACGGTCGGGGTGAACGCCTGTCCGCCGGTGGGGGAGGGGAGAGTACGGGCGGGGCGGTGGGGGTGTTCGGCAGGGTCGGCGAGCTGGTGGACGAGCCGGTAGAAGGTGGCCTGGGAGGGGGCGGGCACTGTGCCGCGGCCGTGCCGGTCGGTAAGGATCTGTGTGACCAGGGGCATCAAGCCCTTGACGGTGCCCTTGGAACGGCCGCGCTGGCGGCGCAGCGCTTCCTCGATGGCGGCGATGACGCGTTCGTCGGTGCGCCCGGTAGGCACGGGCCGACGGGTGGTGCGGTGGTCAACCAGCCCCCACAGTCCCTGCTTGCGGTAGGCCAGGCGCATGCGCTGCACCGTGGTCCGGGAGACAGGGCCGAAGCCGATCGCGGTCAGCTCCGTGGCCTTGGCCTCCTCGCGCTGTGCGAGGGTGAACCGGTCGGGGTCGTACTCGGCCCGGGGCGCCCCGTCGCTGTCCGTCCCGCCGGGCAGGCCGGTCTCCACCTCGCGGATGTGCCGCTGCCAGGCCAGTGCCTTGCGCCGCGCGTCCTCGGGCGCGGTTTCGAACAGACCCCACTGCGTTGCGGCCTGGGGCATTTCGGCGCCCACGATGGTGAAGGACGGGTCGGCGAACAGGTGTC contains the following coding sequences:
- a CDS encoding IS5 family transposase (programmed frameshift) is translated as MTDAEWAVVRPLLPVPGWMWGRGGQPEAYCHRAILDGVRYLVDNGIKWRAMPAGFPPWDRVYAFFRRWRGHGLAREFHDRLRARVREREGRDAEPTAAVIDSQSVKADAVVGTDSRGFDGGKLINGRKRHVVVDTLGLLLGVMVTAADIGDRTAAQVLLRRVADAHHRLELVWADGGYTGSLVGHCLAALALVLKIVKRSDGQKGFVVLPKRWIVERTNAWLMRTRRLARDYERRTTSAEAMVYWSMILLMTRRLARPHPQPA
- a CDS encoding NADP-dependent oxidoreductase, with amino-acid sequence MIMKACGVSGPGADVVLLDLPEPPAPEAGQLLLEVDAAGVGPWDQLLTDASWDVGLRTPAALGVEGAGRVVAVGPGVEGFSLGDRVLAHEAPLPGGSGFWAERALITAASAAPCPTELDAAQAAALPVAGLTAYQALEELALTSGQRLLITNGGGATGALALQIAAARGIEVTVTASAAAGERLSALGASEVVDYRKPGWRGQVPHGFDGVLIAVEGTSQEAMSVLRDGGRLISLTSDAPAGERGIVSRDIYVRPDAAQLAHLAESAVAGRLQQNLEVLPSSEGPAAFARVSAGQAGGRKIVLTWTQPRQGAART
- a CDS encoding transposase, yielding MPAPRKYPLELRERAVRMYRTAEPKPVIRRMAEDLGVHHEALRHWIRQAEADAGERDDLLTTEEKEELAQLRREVRELRRANEVLRTASAFFAAQLDPTRPR
- a CDS encoding IS3 family transposase; the protein is MTALLTEHPHLGVEPVLRELHIPSSTYYRWRQAETEPCERSRQDTELTGQIRRIHQDSGGIYGSPRVHAVLQREGVHVGRQRVERLMREAGLAGSAPAGARPSPAGTPTPTSPLTWYNATSRRPRRIDCGSPT
- a CDS encoding DDE-type integrase/transposase/recombinase; translation: MISTLEGPLWLSAIRDVFSRRVVAWETSARADADLVLSSLEYALASREVAPGELVHHADHGTQGGFNWSSQHLGYGGVGWDDQLNPPCPRGSQWSGGCP
- a CDS encoding glycosyltransferase — protein: MSLKALLPHMGLVVSHGGSGTTLHPLAEGLHFVLPQGADQFSNAQVIADTGLGIRLLNEELTADSVGELSAALRHALIGGRRLPAAGTHEGIGPVEASCGRGGANTKGRAEE
- a CDS encoding enoyl-CoA hydratase/isomerase family protein; protein product: MTTLPEYFSAFENLAMERTPSGVLTVRFHSDGGPATFTGRLHTDLPRALYEIGEDHDNRVLVLTGTGDRFMTDIDGPSLGDITKPGHWDRTLAEGRRVMQRLADLEMPIVAAVNGPATVHSEYALLADIVIAADTTVFSDHPHLTFGIVPGDGIQVVWEETLGLNRARYLTLTHGSFTAEQAERWGAVAEVLPGSEVLARAQELAETLAGRPHLLTRYLAVTLRQRISRRLAEGTQLGMALEGLTAADLAHQS
- a CDS encoding ATP-binding protein, giving the protein MTTWQGWQRFATTPPLTPPQPGDTPRSTEERLAYHSAFVTVRTPAINTLATQVRTLMLLGRHQQTTARPSLIVTGPAAAGKTTALLEVGRTCHLAHTRKHPAPPGRTHQQTPVAYLLVPAGATAKTLATEFARYLGIPVTTRMTQTQITEAVCHTYTAAGVRLVLIDEIHRLNPRTTTGAEAADLLKDLTERIRATFVYTGIDVASTTLFSGVRGAQLAGRASLITCGPLPARHGNTRPFTDLITDMENALDLTQHTPGTLPRHASYLHQRTAGRIGSLARLIRQAAITAICDGTERITKKALEAIQLDHLAEEASRPRTRQPARTA
- a CDS encoding Mu transposase C-terminal domain-containing protein, which encodes MSVRRGGRPVLQVGAHVRFRDRTWQVIAMAGQQVHLAGETGEDETVVAGHLFADPSFTIVGAEMPQAATQWGLFETAPEDARRKALAWQRHIREVETGLPGGTDSDGAPRAEYDPDRFTLAQREEAKATELTAIGFGPVSRTTVQRMRLAYRKQGLWGLVDHRTTRRPVPTGRTDERVIAAIEEALRRQRGRSKGTVKGLMPLVTQILTDRHGRGTVPAPSQATFYRLVHQLADPAEHPHRPARTLPSPTGGQAFTPTVALRPGEQVQVDTTRLDVLAVFDDGTTGRPELTIAVDVATRAILAAVLRPAGTKAVDAALLLAEMAVPHAARPSWPDALCLAHTQLPQLQRLMDLDERLEGAAARPVVVPETIVVDRGKVYLSTAFTAACETLGISVQPTPPHAPAAKGIVERTFGTVNALLCQHLPGYTGSDVTRRGPDAEGEACFSVAQMQDLLDEWLIHYHHRPHEGLRHPTLPKKALTPNQMWAALIAVTGYVPLPLSGSDYLELLPVRWQAITERGIRVDHRTYDHDVLAPYRGQPSPVTARGGKWEVHTNPHDARQVWIRLPDGHLTEIPWIHRDHIHQPFNSATWQHIKTITTRHSDRDTHEADLADALDQLMRRAHAGTATPGEQRLITRAAPLKTPPPAAGTRPPYDPAPQADAWDDAWDDDSIDDLDDLDDQPDEPEQADSEDELGPGDTSDVPVPYTGLGLYDPAQEALNW